In Streptomyces erythrochromogenes, the DNA window CACGGAGCCGTCCACGGCGGGCGCGGGCAGCAGCCAGTTGGAGTACCCGGTGGAGGCCTTGCCGTTGTACTCCTTCAGGGCGTCGGCGAAGAACGCCGGGAGGGAGAAGCGCCCGTGGGCCGCGCCGACCGGGTCGTACTCGAGCCAGCCGTTCTCGTTGTCGTGGTCACGCCGCTGCCACACCCAGTAGGAGGTGCCGTCGGACACGACCGGCCGCTCGTCCGGGAGCCGGGTGTCGCCGCGGTGCAGGACGCCGCCGCCGGTGGTGCGGCCGCCGCCGGGGAGCGGCACGGAGAGGTGGTCGCTGCGCAGGGACCAGTAGTTGCGGTTGGTGTCCAGGGTGAAGACGGTGCCGGGCGAGGAGTGCCAGTAGCCCTCGACGCGGTTGGCGCTCCAGTCGGACCAGAAGACGAGCAGTTCGCCGTCGACGTAGTGGAATCCCATGCGGTGGTGGGAGCCGGTGGGCACGCGCAGGTCGTGCGTCAGGACCGTCGAGTCGGCGTCGATGACGCGGACCTGGGCCGCGTTGGCGACGATCAGGTACGGCCAGGCCTCGACGACGGTGAGGCCGTGCCGGTCCTTGCCGGGGGTCAGTTCGGCGACGGCGCTCTCCCAGGCGGGCCAGGCCAGTTCCTCGAAGAGGCCGCCCCGCAGGGTGCGGGCGAGGGTTTCCCCGAGGTCGGCGGCGGCTGCGGCGGCGACCTCCTCGGGGGCGAGCACCAGGGCCTCGACGGGCAGCCAGGTCAGCCGCTCGATGGCGTCGGGCACGCCGGGCAGGCCGGCGGCGACGGAGGCGCGGGCGACCTCGACCATCCACTCGGTCAGGAGCGGGCGCGCGCCGGGCGAGGCGGCGACGTGGCGGACGATGTCGGCGCCGCCGCTGCCCAGGCCGTTCAGCGCCCGGCGGAATGCGGGCTGGAAGCGGGGGTCCGCGGCGACGGCGGACAGGTCGCGGCGCTCGTCGCGGGCGGCCCAGTCCGACAGGTTGAGCGAGTCGTGCCGGTGCCGCGCCCCGTCTTCCCGAGGGTCGACGACCGGGACGTCGAGGGTGAGCAGCAGGTCGAGGAGGTCGGCGTCCTGGACGCCGATCTGCAGGCCGGCCTCGCGCCCGGGCCGGTCGAGTTCGGCCCGCAGCTGCGGGGCGCAGCGCTCGACGATGTCGAGGAGCGCCGGGTGCGTGGGGCGGCGGCCCCAGCCGGAGTGGCGGGCGGTGTGGAAGCGCTCGAGCCAGCCGGCGGTGCCGTCGGCGCAGCGCTCTTCGTCGGGCAGGTTGCCGTCGGCCAGTGCGGCGGTGGCGCCAGACTCCTCCAGGACCTCCAGCCACAGGTCGGTGAGGTCGGTGTCTCCGCCGGGCGGGGTCAGTCCGAGGAGGGTGCCGCGCACGGCGGGGACGCGGAGGGCGAGCGCGACGAGGGCGCCGCGGTGGGCCTTCCACCAGCCGAGCGCGGCGCGCAGGGTGGCGGGCAGGGGCAGCAGTTCGGCGAGGTAGTCCTGCTCGGGTTCGGTGCCGGTCAGGCCGGCGGCGCGGGCGAGGCGGCGCAGCTCGACGGCGGCCTGGGCGGAGGGCGGCAGTCCGCCCGCGGTGCGGCGTACGCACAGGCGGCGGAAGCGCTCGTAGGCCTCGGCGGGGCTGACGCGGACCGCCAGGGCCTTGCCGTAGCCGGCGAGCACCTTCACCGGCAGGGCGCCGGCCAGCGCGAATTCGAGGAAGACGGAGTCGAGGCGGTCCTCGTCGACGGCCAGGCCGTGCTGGGCCTCGGCGGTGCGGGCTCGGCCGAACAGCTGGGCGGCGTAGGTGGTGTTCTCGACGGCGAGGAAGATGCGCGCGGCCTGCTCGTGGAAGAGGGGCAGGAAGTGCGGCACGGAGGCGGCGAGGCGGTCGGCCAGTTCGGTGCACGCGTCGAGCGCGGCCTTGGGCTTGGTCTTGGCCTGGCGGGCGATCCGGTCGAGCTCGGGGACGACGGCGAGGGCGTGGTGGCCGTCCTCGGGGTGGTGCACGAGGACCCATTCGGGGAAGCCGAGTGCCTGGCGGCGGCTCAGGCCGACGACGGGCGGCTCGCCCTCCTCGCATACGAGGCCGAGGAAGCCGGCGGCGAGGTCCTCGGCCGCTCCGAGTTCGGCGGCGGCGAGCCGGACGACGACGCGGTCCTCGTCGAGGCCCGGGTGCCGGTAGGTGCGGGCGGTCAGGTCGACGGCGCCGGCTCCCGCGCCGGTGGTGCCGTTCGGGAGGACGGCGCCGGCCTGCAGCAGCAGTTCGTTCTCGGTCGCCGCGGTGTCTCTCAGGTTCTTGCTCATGCGTCCCCGCCCTCCTCGATCTTGCGCCCGGCGTACAGTGCCGCGGCCATTCGCATTCCTTCGGACCAGGCCACCGGTCCGACCTTCGTCAGCGGTACCGCCCGGCCGTCCTCGTCGTGCCAGCTCAGGGCGCCGGTGGTGGTCTCGTCGTCGTAGTAGGGCTCGCCGATCCACACCGACGCCTCCGTGCCGGAGCCGGCTCCGGTGTCGCGGACCTTGCAGGTGGCGTAGCCGCCGGAGACCCGGTAGCCGAGGGCGGTCGCGCGGGCGGCGAGGCCGAAGCGGGTGGGGAAGACCCCGCCCGCGTAGTCGCGGACCTCGGTGGCGGTGGCGGAGACCTCGTCGGGCTTGCGCCAGGTGGCGCGGTGGATCTGCTCGACCTGCTGCACGATGCCCAGCTCGGCCGCGAACTCCCGTACGTCGTCCAGGTCGGGCAGCAGTACGGGGTGGGGCAGGGTCACCGTGCGCGGGGAGAGCCGTACGGTCTCGCCGTCGAGGTTGACCACCTTCAGCTCGCCGGACGTGGTGGCGTCCCGCAGGAAGCCCACCTCGCCGGGGTCGTCGCCGACGACGGCCAGGTCGCGCAGGGCGTTCTGCCAGGCCTCGTCGGGCCAGACCCGGGCGAGCAGTTCGGTCGGCACGGGCAGCGAGGACACCATCCAGGCGTCGACCTGGGCGACGCAGGCCGCCGCGTGCCGGTCGAGCCATTCGGCGAGCCGGCGCAGCCGGTCCACCTCGGGATGGTCCTTAAGCGCCTTGGGCAGCGTCTTCAACTGCCGTCCCGCTGCTCGGCCGGTGACGGACCTCGCCGCCACCCGCCCTTCCACCAGGGCGATCTCGTACCCCTCGCCCGCCGCCAGCCATGCCATCAGACCGTGCCCCTCCGCCTGTCCCGTACGTGTTTCCGCGCAGCCCTGACAGGGGGGAGCAAACCCCCCCTGAGCTGCGGTATGTCGGGAGACTAGCGAGAGCCACTGACAACGCCCGCCGGAGGGGCCTGCGTAGGTTGATTGTCCGGTTCTGGGTAGTCTTTCCCGGACAGTGACGGAGCGGTACCGGCTCGGGGTGGGGTTATGGGACGTCAGATACGTGTACCGGGTGCGCTGGTGGCGGCCCTGCTGCTGGCGGCCGCGGCCGGGTGTTCCGATCCCGAGGGGCCTCGCTCGCCGGGCGGCCAGGACCCGAAGCCGCAGCCGTCCGTCTCCCGGGCCGCGCCCCCGGCCGGGGCGCCGGCCGGCGGGGACGTGCTGCCCGGCCTGGTCACCACCGCCGAGGCCCGTACCCGGCTGGCCGCGCTGAAGGTGGCTCCGGTGGGCACGATGGCCGGCTACAGCCGGGCCAAGTTCACGCACTGGGCCGAGCAGGGCAACAAGTGCGACACCCGCGAGACGGTCCTCAGGCGGGACGGCGCCGAGGTGAAGCAGGACGGCGAGTGCCGGGCCGTGTCCGGCACCTGGAAGAGCCTGTACGACGGGGTGGCCGTCACCGACGCCGCCAAGATGGACATCGACCACATCGTGCCGCTCGCCGAAGGGTGGCGCTCCGGCGCGTCCGGCTGGGACGCCGCCCGGCGCAAGGCCTTCGCCAACGACCTGACCCATCCCCAGCTGCTCGCGGTCACCGCGTCCTCCAACCGGTCGAAGGGCGATCAGAGCCCCGACCTGTGGCAGCC includes these proteins:
- a CDS encoding HNH endonuclease family protein, which encodes MGRQIRVPGALVAALLLAAAAGCSDPEGPRSPGGQDPKPQPSVSRAAPPAGAPAGGDVLPGLVTTAEARTRLAALKVAPVGTMAGYSRAKFTHWAEQGNKCDTRETVLRRDGAEVKQDGECRAVSGTWKSLYDGVAVTDAAKMDIDHIVPLAEGWRSGASGWDAARRKAFANDLTHPQLLAVTASSNRSKGDQSPDLWQPPDRSSWCQYGRAWTTVKSVYELTVTEPEKKMLTTMLDTCTS
- a CDS encoding DUF4132 domain-containing protein, with product MAWLAAGEGYEIALVEGRVAARSVTGRAAGRQLKTLPKALKDHPEVDRLRRLAEWLDRHAAACVAQVDAWMVSSLPVPTELLARVWPDEAWQNALRDLAVVGDDPGEVGFLRDATTSGELKVVNLDGETVRLSPRTVTLPHPVLLPDLDDVREFAAELGIVQQVEQIHRATWRKPDEVSATATEVRDYAGGVFPTRFGLAARATALGYRVSGGYATCKVRDTGAGSGTEASVWIGEPYYDDETTTGALSWHDEDGRAVPLTKVGPVAWSEGMRMAAALYAGRKIEEGGDA